A window of Natrinema salifodinae contains these coding sequences:
- a CDS encoding thermonuclease family protein — MDTFRYTNDRRLDRRSFVSLLGTTTGALALSGTADAAAATASETESEASTADELDALSFYSPASQVSPEYDELADEDHVLAWASADAYVTIADGGTDADDVVVYENERIPLISRDGPVIGIGSAGFVSDERGGFDVGNEEFLLNAWDELVGPGGTVLWDESHEQYWDLASHETFRRYAADNGYELRALEEFEPDGATLEFYSAASQVSPAGDALTGDQAAADDDLDVLAWAEPTATNVDLTGAEPYHYADDERIPLITRDGRAVGFGAPFVEDASDHDENRAFVRGVWDEVIDGETVYWDESHGQYYDAGRFESFVADAEAAGYAVDGTDDLLAVLGGTTRNENGGDDATETEAEAGSDADADAVVITTPETPFSDDELAALEAFVDDGGAVFLHDQSDYGGHDETANLNEIAERLDLGFRFNADQVVDDATGWDDHVFATTDFDETSLGDGADGVGLADADGLVITTPERPFEADEFAALEAFVDDGGAVFLFDQSDFGGNDRTENLNEIAERLALAFRFNGGQVEDEVQNAGPEYEPIATEFSPAVDYFADRDGIGIEFDRDGEYDGRIVRVVDGDTFEVEFEGEYGYREVVRSVGVDTPETPPTGNDPEEWFGVPDDADEHLETWGENATDFALERLAPEGASVDESDIDGRHVKLTFDGAEPIRGNYGRLLGDTRYDPDEFAADFDDGSFSANYNRDLIEEGYARVYSSGFSSHDEWAALEESALADGRGVWSAADFDALSEIRNEPVEELFVPSARSIRSARDRNGGRLRDDRIVVSASSSAEQRLDDGGVAYDDDIPLVGVDKRRRVALVGGLVIDETYEESEGFGADTGGYGNFPFLTNLIDRLSETDGDVLVAGGQGQFNAAGSISLEDCKYYLRYLEGVGLRCRQVNDLAETLPTESETPRAVLLSAPDRPLTTDEIVAVRQFRADGGAVVLLGSADAPADHTRNLNAVAERLNTALRFNADAVVDPERHLADDPAILETTAFDGSAPLFDAYGPSPDETDGDGGNGAGGGWTDAPGRSGQAPGHRGSGPGASGNAPGRRK; from the coding sequence ATGGACACGTTCCGATACACTAACGACCGCCGACTCGATCGCCGATCGTTCGTCTCGCTGCTTGGCACCACGACTGGCGCGCTCGCGCTTTCGGGGACGGCAGACGCAGCGGCGGCGACGGCGTCCGAAACCGAATCGGAAGCGAGTACAGCCGACGAACTCGACGCTCTCTCGTTTTACTCGCCGGCGAGCCAGGTGAGCCCGGAGTACGACGAACTCGCCGACGAGGACCACGTCCTCGCCTGGGCCTCCGCGGACGCGTACGTAACGATCGCGGACGGCGGCACCGACGCGGACGACGTCGTCGTCTACGAGAACGAGCGAATTCCGCTGATCTCCCGGGACGGACCCGTAATTGGAATTGGCAGCGCCGGCTTCGTGAGCGACGAGCGCGGCGGGTTCGACGTCGGCAACGAGGAGTTCCTGCTCAACGCGTGGGACGAACTCGTGGGCCCCGGGGGGACGGTGCTGTGGGACGAGAGCCACGAGCAGTACTGGGACCTCGCGAGCCACGAAACCTTCCGGCGCTACGCCGCGGACAACGGCTACGAACTCCGGGCGCTCGAGGAGTTCGAACCAGACGGCGCGACCCTCGAGTTCTACTCGGCGGCGAGCCAGGTGTCGCCGGCCGGCGACGCGCTCACCGGAGACCAGGCGGCGGCCGACGACGACCTCGACGTCCTCGCGTGGGCGGAGCCGACGGCGACGAACGTCGACCTGACGGGCGCGGAACCGTATCACTACGCCGACGACGAGCGGATTCCGCTGATCACCCGCGACGGTCGAGCGGTCGGATTCGGCGCGCCGTTCGTCGAGGACGCGAGCGATCACGACGAGAACCGGGCGTTCGTCCGCGGCGTCTGGGACGAGGTAATCGACGGCGAGACGGTTTACTGGGACGAGAGCCACGGGCAGTACTACGACGCGGGGCGGTTCGAGTCGTTCGTCGCCGACGCGGAAGCCGCCGGATACGCGGTCGACGGGACCGACGACCTGCTGGCGGTGCTCGGCGGGACGACCAGGAACGAAAACGGAGGTGATGACGCCACCGAGACTGAAGCCGAGGCTGGTTCCGACGCCGACGCTGATGCGGTCGTGATCACGACGCCCGAAACGCCGTTTTCCGACGACGAACTCGCGGCCCTCGAAGCTTTCGTCGACGACGGCGGCGCCGTCTTCCTCCACGATCAGTCCGACTACGGCGGCCACGACGAGACCGCGAATCTCAACGAAATCGCCGAGCGGCTCGACCTCGGGTTCCGCTTCAACGCCGACCAGGTCGTGGACGACGCGACCGGCTGGGATGACCACGTGTTCGCGACGACCGACTTCGACGAGACATCCCTTGGAGATGGGGCGGACGGCGTCGGCCTGGCGGACGCCGACGGACTCGTGATTACGACGCCCGAGCGACCGTTCGAAGCCGACGAGTTCGCGGCCCTCGAAGCCTTCGTCGACGACGGCGGCGCCGTCTTCCTGTTCGATCAGTCCGACTTCGGCGGGAACGACCGGACGGAGAACCTGAACGAAATCGCCGAGCGGCTGGCTCTCGCCTTCCGGTTCAACGGCGGTCAGGTCGAAGACGAAGTACAAAATGCCGGACCCGAATACGAACCGATTGCGACTGAGTTCTCCCCGGCGGTCGACTACTTCGCGGACCGGGACGGCATCGGCATCGAGTTCGACCGCGACGGTGAGTACGACGGGCGGATCGTCCGCGTCGTCGACGGTGACACGTTCGAGGTCGAGTTCGAGGGCGAGTACGGCTACCGCGAGGTCGTCCGCAGCGTCGGCGTCGACACCCCGGAGACGCCGCCGACGGGGAACGACCCCGAGGAGTGGTTCGGCGTCCCCGACGACGCCGACGAGCACCTCGAAACGTGGGGCGAGAACGCGACGGACTTCGCCCTCGAGCGCCTGGCGCCCGAGGGCGCGTCGGTCGACGAATCCGACATCGACGGCCGACACGTCAAACTGACGTTCGACGGCGCGGAGCCGATCCGCGGGAACTACGGCCGCTTGCTCGGCGACACGCGCTACGACCCCGACGAGTTCGCGGCCGATTTCGACGACGGGTCGTTCTCGGCGAACTACAACCGGGACCTGATCGAGGAAGGATACGCCCGGGTCTACTCCTCCGGATTTTCGTCCCACGACGAGTGGGCCGCACTCGAGGAGAGCGCCCTGGCCGACGGTCGCGGCGTCTGGTCGGCCGCCGACTTCGACGCGCTCTCCGAGATCCGCAACGAGCCCGTCGAGGAACTGTTCGTTCCCTCGGCCCGAAGTATCCGCAGCGCCCGCGATCGAAACGGGGGCCGGCTTCGGGACGACCGGATCGTCGTCTCGGCAAGCTCGAGTGCCGAGCAACGTCTGGACGACGGCGGCGTTGCGTACGACGATGACATCCCGCTGGTCGGCGTCGACAAGCGCCGCCGAGTTGCGCTCGTCGGCGGACTCGTGATCGACGAAACGTACGAGGAGAGCGAGGGATTCGGCGCGGACACCGGCGGCTACGGCAACTTCCCGTTCCTCACGAATCTGATCGACCGACTCTCCGAGACCGACGGCGACGTGCTCGTCGCCGGCGGCCAGGGCCAGTTCAACGCCGCCGGCTCGATCTCGCTCGAAGACTGCAAGTACTACCTCCGATACCTCGAAGGCGTCGGCCTGCGGTGCCGGCAGGTAAACGACCTTGCGGAGACGCTGCCGACCGAATCGGAGACGCCACGGGCAGTCTTGCTCAGCGCACCCGACCGACCGCTCACGACGGATGAAATCGTCGCCGTACGCCAGTTCCGAGCGGACGGCGGCGCGGTCGTTCTACTCGGGAGCGCGGACGCGCCGGCCGACCACACCCGAAATCTGAACGCGGTCGCCGAGCGACTGAACACGGCCCTCCGGTTCAACGCGGACGCGGTCGTCGATCCGGAACGGCACCTCGCGGACGATCCCGCAATCCTCGAGACGACGGCGTTCGACGGCTCGGCCCCGCTATTCGATGCCTACGGACCGTCGCCGGACGAAACCGACGGGGACGGCGGCAACGGTGCGGGAGGCGGGTGGACTGACGCGCCGGGACGGAGCGGCCAGGCGCCGGGGCACCGCGGATCCGGGCCGGGAGCCAGCGGGAACGCACCCGGACGCCGGAAGTAG
- a CDS encoding glutamate-cysteine ligase family protein, translated as MKTSLEVEYWVVDTDGDLVSPDTLLDVSEQVDPEFVEPMLEIKTTPCRSMAELRDEFRELIGTVVDAAREEDKRLVPLATPLYAAPSEIPYREKRGTDLQRRIVGPTFDDARVCAGTHIHFEQSNVVDQLNALTALDPAFALVNSASHYRGERILECARPFLYRRSCYETCPDQGQLWPYVDGVDDWERRLEDAYETFRERAIDRGVDADAFDDEFGTYDAVWTPVRLRKAMPTVEWRSPDAALPSQALQLAADVRSLVTRADERGTVVEGGEMAVDGSGDIGVGDGVGSGTDPDTDAVVLPAFDAVEEITDAAIHDGLESSAVRRYLRDFGFAPSTYEPLADRLPDSRVSKRRAKRLRLRAADRLEADLDRRRVRA; from the coding sequence ATGAAAACCAGCCTCGAGGTCGAGTACTGGGTCGTCGATACGGACGGTGACCTGGTCTCGCCCGATACACTGCTCGACGTCTCGGAGCAGGTCGATCCCGAATTCGTCGAGCCGATGCTCGAGATCAAAACGACCCCCTGCCGGTCGATGGCCGAACTCCGCGACGAGTTCCGGGAGCTGATCGGAACAGTCGTCGACGCGGCGCGCGAGGAGGACAAGCGGCTCGTCCCGCTTGCAACGCCGCTGTACGCCGCCCCGTCGGAGATCCCCTACCGCGAGAAACGGGGGACCGACCTCCAGCGCCGGATCGTCGGCCCGACCTTCGACGACGCGAGGGTCTGTGCCGGGACCCACATCCATTTCGAGCAGTCGAACGTCGTCGACCAGCTGAACGCCCTGACCGCGCTCGACCCCGCCTTCGCGCTCGTCAACAGCGCGTCGCACTACCGCGGCGAGCGCATCCTCGAGTGCGCACGCCCATTCCTCTATCGGCGGTCGTGTTACGAGACCTGCCCCGATCAGGGTCAGCTCTGGCCCTACGTCGACGGCGTCGACGACTGGGAGCGACGGCTCGAGGACGCCTACGAGACGTTCCGCGAGCGCGCGATCGACCGCGGCGTCGACGCCGACGCGTTCGACGACGAGTTCGGCACCTACGACGCGGTCTGGACGCCGGTCCGGCTGCGGAAAGCGATGCCGACCGTCGAGTGGCGCTCGCCCGACGCGGCGCTCCCGAGCCAGGCGCTCCAACTCGCGGCCGACGTCCGCTCGCTGGTCACCCGAGCGGACGAGCGCGGAACGGTCGTCGAGGGCGGCGAAATGGCCGTTGACGGAAGCGGCGATATCGGAGTCGGTGACGGCGTTGGCAGCGGAACCGACCCCGACACCGACGCGGTCGTGCTCCCCGCGTTCGACGCCGTCGAAGAGATCACCGACGCGGCGATCCACGACGGGCTCGAAAGCTCCGCCGTTCGGCGCTATCTGCGCGATTTCGGCTTTGCACCGTCGACCTACGAGCCGCTCGCGGACCGACTGCCCGACTCGCGGGTCTCGAAGCGACGCGCGAAGCGGCTTCGGCTCCGGGCCGCCGACCGGCTCGAAGCCGACCTCGACCGGCGGCGCGTTCGCGCCTGA
- a CDS encoding NAD(P)/FAD-dependent oxidoreductase, with translation MSSETASDDSTVSVIVVGGGPAGLNAALFTAKDGIKTTVFDTDETWMHKAHLFNYLGIGSVGGSEFMATARQQVDDLGADRRQGERVTDVEETADGFAVETEDGEYEADYVVLATGANRELAEALGCEFTDEGVVDVGVDMETSVAGAYATGAMVRPEEWQAAIAVGDGAAAALNILSDVRGEHFHDFDVPADASRVFGELVAE, from the coding sequence ATGAGCAGCGAGACGGCTTCGGACGATTCGACAGTATCGGTGATCGTGGTCGGCGGCGGTCCCGCCGGCCTGAACGCGGCCCTCTTTACCGCGAAGGACGGCATCAAGACGACGGTCTTCGACACCGACGAGACCTGGATGCACAAGGCCCACCTCTTCAACTACCTCGGAATCGGCTCCGTCGGCGGCAGCGAGTTCATGGCGACGGCTCGCCAACAGGTCGATGATCTCGGCGCCGACCGCCGGCAGGGCGAGCGAGTGACCGACGTCGAGGAAACCGCCGACGGATTCGCGGTCGAAACCGAGGACGGCGAATACGAGGCCGACTACGTCGTGCTCGCGACGGGTGCGAACCGCGAACTCGCAGAAGCGCTCGGTTGCGAGTTCACCGACGAGGGCGTCGTCGACGTCGGCGTCGACATGGAGACCAGCGTCGCCGGCGCGTACGCGACCGGCGCGATGGTCCGTCCGGAGGAGTGGCAGGCCGCCATCGCCGTCGGCGACGGGGCCGCCGCAGCACTCAACATCCTCTCGGACGTACGTGGAGAACACTTCCACGACTTCGACGTACCCGCGGACGCCTCGCGCGTCTTCGGCGAACTGGTCGCGGAGTAA
- a CDS encoding VOC family protein has translation MSEEHRNPVTPDLPDSPVHTTGTDHITIWGSNEDDTIEFYRDLLGMPLVLRQPNLDDPSQTHLFFDTGDGRILTFFVSDDRPSARGQRAGVGAVHHLCFSVDPDEYEDTMDALDEAGHGYNVFDRGIFHSIYTRDNNGLVIELSTDKYEIPNDRRGEVLAKAQELREEDGAEYAKDEHLRAAIDEVGLEVVEHDLPDASAGVGGVE, from the coding sequence ATGTCAGAGGAACACCGAAACCCAGTCACGCCGGACCTCCCGGACAGCCCCGTCCACACGACGGGTACCGACCACATCACCATCTGGGGGAGCAACGAGGACGACACGATCGAGTTCTATCGCGACCTCCTCGGGATGCCCCTCGTGCTCCGCCAGCCGAACCTCGACGATCCCTCGCAGACGCACCTGTTCTTCGACACGGGCGACGGCCGCATCCTGACGTTCTTCGTCAGCGACGACCGGCCCTCCGCCCGCGGCCAGCGCGCCGGCGTCGGGGCCGTCCACCACCTCTGTTTCAGCGTCGATCCCGACGAGTACGAGGACACGATGGACGCGCTCGACGAGGCCGGTCACGGCTACAACGTCTTCGACCGCGGCATCTTCCACTCGATCTACACCCGCGACAACAACGGCCTGGTCATCGAACTCTCGACGGACAAGTACGAGATCCCCAATGACCGCCGGGGAGAAGTCCTCGCGAAGGCCCAGGAACTCCGCGAGGAAGACGGCGCCGAGTACGCCAAGGACGAGCACCTCCGGGCCGCGATCGACGAAGTCGGCCTCGAGGTCGTCGAACACGACCTTCCTGACGCCAGCGCCGGCGTCGGTGGTGTCGAATGA
- a CDS encoding alpha/beta hydrolase: MSTGSDDRVDGPHQGQPLRTAGTPLDEAEAAVVLTHGRGATAQGMLQMADEVHRESVAFLAPQAARRTWYPNSFLAPVADNEPGRSSGLQAISDAIAEADDAGIPTERVMLIGFSQGACLASEFLARNPRRYGGLAALSGGLIGEDLDDEYPGDLEGTPVFLGCSDVDPHIPEERVHDTADAFESMDADVTERLYEGMGHGINEDEMAVVSEMVAALVED; the protein is encoded by the coding sequence ATGAGCACCGGGAGTGACGACCGCGTCGACGGGCCCCACCAGGGTCAGCCGCTTCGCACCGCCGGTACCCCTCTCGACGAGGCCGAGGCCGCGGTCGTGCTCACCCACGGCCGCGGCGCGACCGCTCAGGGGATGCTCCAGATGGCCGACGAGGTCCACCGCGAGAGCGTCGCCTTCCTCGCCCCGCAGGCGGCCCGCCGGACCTGGTACCCCAACTCGTTTCTCGCACCCGTCGCGGACAACGAGCCGGGTCGGTCCTCGGGCCTTCAGGCGATCAGCGACGCAATCGCCGAAGCCGACGACGCCGGCATCCCGACCGAGCGCGTCATGCTGATCGGCTTCTCGCAGGGCGCCTGCCTGGCCAGCGAGTTCCTCGCGCGCAACCCGCGCCGGTACGGCGGCCTGGCCGCGCTGAGCGGCGGGCTCATCGGCGAGGACCTCGACGACGAGTACCCCGGCGACCTCGAGGGGACGCCGGTCTTCCTGGGCTGTAGCGACGTCGACCCGCACATCCCCGAGGAGCGCGTCCACGACACGGCCGACGCGTTCGAGTCCATGGACGCCGACGTGACCGAGCGCCTCTACGAGGGGATGGGCCACGGCATCAACGAGGACGAGATGGCGGTCGTCTCGGAGATGGTCGCGGCGCTGGTCGAGGACTGA
- a CDS encoding S8 family peptidase encodes MRRRTLLRRTGVSLGGLTLAATGVAAASESGSRRRFVVDRESLRDEDSVDVVHALDPVDLLVVRASEAQLEDAGADFAPDVRIDSDPYGPVRRSETVSAAEAEDLSKYQWDKRDQRISETHEITRGDGSRVAIIDSGIAAGHPALEGRVNLERSKSFANDDYGVGGPYGGTHGTHVAGIVAADDTERGVVGSAPDAELVDLRVFGASPESASAGTDGGDLPPDYWGETYYGSVMAALVYATEIGCDAANLSLGWTWRMRSDGWGKFWGEVHQRVGNYARRNGTIHAHASGNWGESLQFNEDETDSSQTAGGLTTSSTGPVGFDPETGDADEPAYSPSTYTTHGVGAIDLAAPGGNGGEYRTDDVLNAVAIPQFDEETGEYRGAEYGYDWLAGTSMAAPQVTGAVALVNSAASSLNGNQVRNVLQRTADRPDEYENKYYGAGYLDTYAAVTESG; translated from the coding sequence ATGCGACGTAGAACGCTCCTCCGACGGACCGGCGTCTCGCTCGGTGGCCTGACGCTCGCCGCGACTGGCGTCGCTGCAGCCTCGGAGTCCGGATCCCGACGGCGGTTCGTCGTCGATCGCGAGAGCCTCCGCGACGAGGATTCGGTCGACGTCGTCCACGCGCTCGATCCCGTGGACCTCCTCGTGGTTCGGGCCTCGGAAGCGCAACTCGAGGACGCGGGCGCGGACTTCGCGCCGGACGTTCGAATCGACTCCGACCCGTACGGGCCGGTCCGACGATCCGAGACCGTGTCAGCGGCGGAAGCAGAGGACCTGTCGAAATACCAGTGGGACAAGCGCGACCAGCGCATCTCGGAGACCCACGAGATCACGCGCGGCGATGGGAGCCGCGTCGCGATAATCGACTCCGGGATCGCCGCGGGCCACCCCGCACTCGAAGGGCGGGTCAACCTCGAGCGCTCGAAGAGCTTCGCGAACGACGATTACGGCGTCGGGGGGCCCTACGGCGGCACCCACGGCACCCACGTCGCGGGGATCGTCGCCGCCGACGACACCGAACGCGGCGTCGTCGGCTCCGCGCCGGACGCCGAACTCGTCGATCTGCGCGTCTTCGGCGCGTCACCCGAGAGCGCGAGCGCGGGCACCGACGGCGGGGACCTCCCGCCCGACTACTGGGGCGAGACCTACTACGGATCTGTGATGGCCGCCCTCGTCTACGCGACGGAGATCGGTTGCGACGCCGCCAACCTCAGCCTCGGCTGGACCTGGCGGATGCGATCGGACGGCTGGGGGAAATTCTGGGGCGAGGTCCACCAGCGGGTCGGAAACTACGCGCGACGGAACGGGACGATCCACGCCCACGCGTCCGGCAACTGGGGCGAGAGCCTCCAGTTCAACGAGGACGAGACCGACTCGTCCCAGACGGCCGGCGGGCTCACGACGAGTTCGACGGGCCCAGTCGGCTTCGATCCCGAAACCGGCGACGCCGACGAGCCCGCGTACTCGCCGTCGACCTACACGACCCACGGGGTCGGCGCGATCGACCTCGCGGCGCCAGGCGGCAACGGTGGCGAGTACCGGACCGACGACGTGCTGAACGCGGTCGCGATCCCGCAGTTCGACGAGGAGACCGGCGAGTACCGCGGCGCCGAGTACGGCTACGACTGGCTGGCCGGCACGTCGATGGCCGCGCCGCAGGTCACCGGCGCCGTCGCGCTCGTGAACAGCGCGGCGTCGTCGCTCAACGGAAATCAGGTTCGGAACGTCTTACAGCGGACCGCGGACCGGCCAGACGAGTACGAGAACAAGTACTACGGCGCGGGCTATCTCGACACGTACGCCGCCGTCACCGAGAGCGGGTAG